Genomic DNA from Streptomyces sp. GS7:
ACCGCCCCCCGGCGCGCGGGACGGTCCTCGCGCTGCGGGTGGTCTTCGTCGCCGCCACAGTGCTCAGCCTGGGCTTCCTGGCCTGGGCCGCGCTGCTGCGGGCCGCCATCGTGCAGCGCGGGCAGCAGGGCTGGTGGGTCTTCGGCGGCGGCCTGGCGCTGTTCCTCGGCAGCTGCGTGGTGATCACCAGCTACCCCGCGACCGACTGGCGCACGAACGCGGCGGTCGGCGGCCTGCTGCTCCAGATAGCCGGAGCCGTGGCCTACTACCTCGTCGTCGACATCCGCGCCGCCCGCACCAGCGACTACGGGCCCGGCGCCGCTGGTACGGGCGGATACGGCGCCGCCGCCTACCCCGCCACGCCCCCGGCCGCCGCCCCGCACCCCTACGGCACCCCCCACCCCCCGCCCGCGGCCCCCGTCGCCCCGTACGCCGTCACCGCCACCGGACTCCCCCCGTACGCACCGCCGTCCGGCCACCCCGCGCCGCCGCCCCTGGCCCACCCGTCACCCGACCTTCCCCAAGCTCTCAACTCCGTTCGAGCAGGGGAGACCCCAATCCCCTCAACGACGCCGCTGCGCGGCGGCACCTCCCCTTACGGAACCGACCGGCGCCCGCAGCCCCAGCGCATCGACCGGGTCCGCGCCGAACTCGACGAACTGAGCGACTACCTCCGCAAGGAGGAAGGACGGTGAACGGCCGGGTCATCGCCGGGCGTTACGAACTCTCCGTACTGCTCGGCCAGGGCGGCATGGGCCAGGTCTGGATCGGCTACGACCGCCGCCTGGACCGCCGGGTCGGCGTCAAGCTGCTGCGCCCCGACCGGGTCGCGGGCACCCCGGACGGCGAGGAGATGCGCCGCCGCTTCGTCCGCGAGTGCCGGGTCACCGCCCAGGTCGACCACCCCGGACTCGTCACCGTCCACGACGCCGGCAGCGACGACGAGGACCTCTACCTGGTCATGCAGTACGTCGACGGCGCCGACCTCTCCGACCACCTCGCCGAGCACGACCCCTACCCCTGGCCGTGGGCGGTCTCCGTCGCCGCCCAGCTCTGCGCCGTACTGGCCTCCGTCCACGCCGTGCCGATCGTCCACCGCGACCTCAAGCCGCGCAACGTCATGATCCGGCCGGACGGTTCCGTCGTCGTCCTCGACCTGGGCATCGCCTCCGCCCTGGACACCGACACCACCCGCCTCACCCACACCGGCTCGCCCATCGGCAGCCCCGCGTACATGGCGCCCGAGCAGGCGATGGGCGGCGCCGTCGGCCCGTACACCGACCTGTACGCCCTCGGGGTGCTGCTGCACGAACTCCTCAGCGGCGAGGTCCCGTTCGCCGGCTCCACCGCGCTCGGCGTCCTGCACCGCCACCTCTACGAGGAGCCCGTCCCGGTCCGCCGGCTCCGCCCCGACGTCCCCGAAGCCCTCGAAGCGCTCGTCCTGCACCTCCTGCGCAAGGACCCCCGGGCGCGCCCCGCCGACGCCCAGGAGGTCTACGCGGCCCTGGCCCCCCTCCTCCCCACCGCCTCCGTGGGCCCGCACGCCCCGCCGGCCCCGGCCACCCCGCCGGCCCCGATGGACCCCACCCGCCCCTTCCGCCGGCCGCACGCCCCGTGGCCGTCCCGCGCGGCAGGCGCCCCGGTACCCGCCCCGGCGGCGTCCACCCCCCGCGCCCCCGAGCCGTCACCGGCCGCCCGCCCGGTCGCCGCGACGGCCGCCCCCGCCCGCCCGGTCCACGACCCCCGCACCTCCCTCCAGAGCGACCGGCACGACCGCTCCGCCGGCGCCTCGCACGGGTCCGCCCTCCTCACTCCCTCCTCGTCCACCGGTGCCGTTCCGGACGTGGCCGCCGCCGTCGACGAGGTCAAGGACCTCCTCGACCAGGGCCGCATCACCCGCGCCGTGGACATCCTCGGCGGCATCCTCCCGGCCGCCGCCGAACGCCACGGCGCCCAGTCCCCGGTCGTCCGCACCCTCCGCAAGCAGTACGCCGCCACCCTCATGGACGACGGCCAGTACCGCCGCGCACTGCCCGAACTACGGCTCCTGGCAGAGGAGTTCGCCAAGGAGTCCGGCGCCGCTGCCACCCGCCAGGCCCTCCAGTTCCACTACGAGGCCGCCCAGTGCCTGGAGCAGCTCGGCGAGGTGTCCCAGGCCCTGGAGGAGTACCGCGCCCTCCTCCCGTACTTCGAGCACTACGCCGACGACCCGGTCCGCCCCCTGGAGATCCGCCGCTCCATAGGACACCTCCTCCTGGCCCAGGGCGAACGCGCCGCCGCCCAGGACGCCCTCTCCCGCCTCCTCTACGACGCCGAACGCCTCCACGGGCCGCACCACGCCTTCCCGTCGGAGATCCGCCGCACGCTGTACTGGCTGGGTCAGGTGCAGGGCTGAGCCGGCGGCCCGCGGCGGGCCCGGGGGCGCACCGCTCACGCACCGCGCCCCCGCCCCGCCCTCGCCCGGCCGCACCCGGAGAACCGACCCCCGCACGGATCGTTGGCCGAAGCAGTGGCCCTGGGCCACGCCGACTCCATAGCATCGACCTTCAAGGTCGAGTCTCCGTCCGTTCCGTCGTCGCACGATCTGCCGGGAGGCCAAGTGTTCCGCCGTAGGACAGCGCTCTCCGTTTCCGCCGCCGCCGCTCTGCTGGCCGCGACCCCCCTGCTCGCCGCCTGCGGCACCGATGCGCATCCCGGTGCCGCCGCCATCGTCGACGGAAAGCGGATCACCGTCGCGCAGTTGCAGTCCAGGGTGAGGGACATCCGCGCCGCGCAGGCCACGTCCCCGCAGGGCGAGCAGCTGGTCACGAACACCGGGCGGCTCAGCCTGGCCACCCTCAACGGCATGATCTTCGACGAGGTGCTGGCGCGGGCCGCGAAGGACGCCGGGGTGCGGGTCACCCGCTCCGACGTCCAGCAGTGGCGGGAGACGGCCGAGCAGCGCTCCGGCGGCGCGGAGCGGCTGAAGCTGATGTGGATCCAGCAGGGCATCGCACCCGACGAGATCGACGCGATGGCCCGCAACCAGCTGCTGATGGACGGCCTGGCCCGGCACCTGGGCGCGGACCGCAACCTGCCGCAGGGCCAGCAGAAGCTCGCCCAGGTGCTGTCCAGGACGTCCCGGGACATGGGCATCGACGTCAACCCGCGCTTCGGCAAGTGGGACGACCAGCAGGTCATCCTCGGCGAGACCAAGGACCCGTGGATCACCCCGGCCGCGCCGCAACAGCAGCAGGTCTAGGGCCTGACCCCTGGGGAGGGGGCGGGCACCGGCGTCTCTGTCACCCCCTTGCGTTACGTTCGATGCGTGAACGCTGACGCCTCCTCCGCCGCCGACGCCGGCGCCGAGCCCCACCCCCAGGGCGCCGGCACCGGCCGCCTGGTCCTGCTCACGACCAGCCACCGGGTCGCCCCCGGACTGCTGTCCTGGCCCGCGTGGCAGATCGTGCGGGCCGCCGAGCGGGTGCTGTGCGCCGACCCGGACCATCCGCAGCTGCCCTACCTACGGGAGGCCGGCGTCACCGTCGAGATCGCCGCCCCCACCGCCCGCGAACTGGTCGACTACTGCGTGCCCGGCGCCCGCACGGCCGTCGTCATCACCTCCGCCGACGGCGAGAGCGCGCTGACCGACGGCCTGGCCCGGCTCGCCGGCTCCGGCCGCGAAACCATGCCCGACCTCGAACTCCTCCCCGGCTCCTACGACCTCCCCGGCGCCCGCCTGCTCGACCTCGTCCAGGTCATGGACCAGATCCGCGCCGAGTGCCCCTGGAGCAGCATCCGCACCCACCGCGACCTGGCCAAGTACGCCATCGAGGAGGCGTACGAGCTGGTCGAGGCCATCGAGGAGGGCGACCGCGAGGCGCTGCGCGAGGAACTGGGCGATGTGCTCCTCCAGGTCGTCTTCCACGCCCGGATCGCCCAGGACGACCCCGACGAGCCGTTCTCGGTCGACGACGTGGCCGGCACGATCGTCGAGAAGCTGCTCCACCGCCACCCCCACGTCTTCGGCGCCGAGACCGCCGAGACCCCCGAGGACGTCAAGGCCCACTGGCTCCGCACCAAGGCCGAGGAGAAGCAGCGCGACTCCGTCACCGAGGGCATCCCGCTCGCCCAGCCCGGCCTCGCCCTGGCCGCCAAGCTCGCCTCCCGGGTTCGCACGGCGGGCCTGAACGTCCCGACGCCCTCGGGGCCGGGCATCGGCTACGAGCTGCTGGCGCTGGCCGTCCGCGCCGAGTCCGAGGGCGTCGACCCGGAGGCGGCACTCCGGGCGGCGGCCCGGACGTACCGGGATGCGGTGGTGGCGGCCGAAGGCCGCTGAGGGGGGCTGCTTAAGTACCGTTGGGGGAGCAGAGCCGGACAGAACAGGGCCCCGTACGTGCACCCCAGTGCACGTACGGGGCCAGCGGCCACGCCCTGACCGCCGAGGGTTACTGTCCGATGCGCTGATCTGCCTAACTCGCCGTCGCTCAGCGAGCCGGGGTCACTTGCCGTCTCCTCCTTGCGGTTGCGGGTCACGCGGAGCCTCGGGTGGCATCGGGCCACCGTCGTGTTTCCCGCCATCAACTTCCACGGCGGCGGGGTGACGGAACGGGATGCCGCGCCAACCCTTGGCGTCGGGCGTGCGCGTCTCATACGTATCGACGCTCACAGCACTCATTGGCTAACCTCCTGTTTCGAGAGGGCCACGCCGCCGTACCGTCGATGGCGTGGCCGATTCCAACGTCCAGGTGCCCAGCGGGAGTTCTCCAAGGTGCCGCCTGTACCGAAGCGGACTCGTCATGACTCGCGCGCTGTCGCCTCACGTCGTCGTAGGGCGATAACGCTAGAAATAGCCGGGAGTTGACCTCAACGAACTTGCGCGGACTTGCGCCCGCTCACCCGAGAGAGTCGATTGCCGCCGTGATCAGTGCCCGTGCCGAGGCGCCGTAGACGGCCAAGTCCGCCAGGTCGGCGAAGGTGCAGGCGTACATGCTGATCTCGCGCGGCTGTGTGATGGTCAGGAAGGCAGAGACGAGTTCCACGTTGACCTGGGCGTGGTCAAAGATCCAGAAGTCCTCTACCGGCCACAGCGCGGTGCGGTCCGCGTCAAGCGGGATCACTCCCAGGCTGACGTTGGGGAGGGTGGCTACAGACAGGAGGTGGCCGAGTTGGCCGGCCATGATTGCTGCTCCGCCGATGCGGTGTCGTAGAACACTCTCCTCCAAAAGGACTGCGAAGCGGCGGGTCCCCTCGTGGAGGATGCGTTGCTTGTCCACCCGGACTTGAACGGCCTCGTCCAGATCGTCGGGCAGGGCGCGCCGGTCGCGAATCGCCCTGAGTAGTGCCTCGATGTAGGCGCGGGTCTGGAGGGGGCCGGGAATCAGGCACGACGAGTAGGCGCGGAAGCGCCGCGTTCGTTCCCAGAGCGGGAGGACGGACTCTTGTGCCCGGCGGAGACCGGTCCGTTCCATGCGTCGCCACTCGACGTACGCACCGTCGATGTTGCGCGCGGTGGCTATCAGATCGGCCGTCTGCTCCTCCGCGCCGCAGTGCAGCGTCCACACTCGCAGATCACCGTCGGACGGCCCTGTACGGCCGTTCTCGATACGGCTGCACTTGCTCTCGTGCCAGCCAGCCCTGGCGGCAAGCTCCCGCGCTGTCAGACCTGAGTCCTTCCGGATCTCGCGCAGGCGCTTGCCCAGGGCCTCTCGGGCTTGCTGGACGCTGGACGATGAAGTCACGTTCGAGTGTTCGGGGTGCGTGCTGTCAGACCGGCCGGTACTCCTCGTGAGGAGTCGCCCTTTCCCAGACCGCTTCGAAGGCTGTCACGCACGCACGAACCACAGCGGGGTCGGTCACCAGCTCTTCGCCGGTCATCTCCCCGTTACCGTTGAAGTGGTTGAACAGCACTGACGAACGGTCGAAGATCCAGCAGTCGTTGCCCGGCAACAGCAGCCAAGACGCGTGCCGACGGGGCAGCCAGCGCACCAACTCGCCAGCCTTGACGTTGTGTCCGCCGGTGAGCGCGTGCTCATACCGAATGTAGGCGGAGACGGGTTCCGAGACGACTCGCGCACGCCGCACGTCCACGCCTTGGGCCACCGCAGCCGAAACAAGGTCGATCCACCAGGGCCAGCGCTCGGCGGGATCGAAGTGGTTTCCCGCCGTCCACTCCTGGTAGTCCGCATCCAGTGCGTACGAGTCCCTGGCTTCGAGGTGCCACGCACTGTGCTCGGCAGACCGAAACAGATCCTCAAACGTCGGCTGTGTCGTCACCACCGCTCACCTCCGGGAAGAACCGCATCATGCGCCTGGGGAACTCGATCACCGTTTCATGAGCCGGGATGTCCATCTGGGCAAGCCGCTCAGTGTCCGTGACCCGCCATCCTTGCAGGATGTAGTTCCCGGTCTCGTCGTCCAGATACACCGTCGGTGAGCCGTTGTTAGGGCTCTCCGGATCCTTGCCCAGCCGCTGCAAAGCCATCGTGTCCTCCCTTGCCTCGGGTGACGATCAACAAGTTTGAGCTTGCGCCTGATCACCCCGGCGTGCCAGCGACTTGCACGAACTTCTAACCCATGATGGCTGCGTCGCGATCGCCCGGAGGCAGCGTTGCACGTGGCGGCCCGGCCTGCGGGGATGCGGTGGTGGCAGCCGACGGGGAGGTTGGTGAGTACCGTTGGGGAGCGGTAGTTGAGGGGGAGGGACTGGGGTGGAGCTTGACGGGTTGGCGGATTCTTTGGCGGAGGCGCTGGTGTGCGCCGTCGGCACGGAAGCGGGCGAAGCCGCGCGCTCGGCCGTCCGGGACATGTTCTGGGGGGCGCACGACGAAGACCAGGTGTGGGCCGACGCACGGATGCTGGCCACGTGGGCGAACCACCCCGATGCCCCGCCGAGAGATCTCATGGTCTTGTGGAGCGGTCACTTGCGTCGGTTGCTCGGCCGTAACCCGCGGACCGCTGACGCACTTGTGACCATCCGGGACTCTCTGTCCCCGATGCCGGAGCGGACCCACGGCCGGACAGCCCCCGCCACCAACACCCGCAACACCGTCTCCGGTGGCACCATCCACGGCCCCGTCATCCAGGCTGGCGCCATCAACACGCTCACCTTCCAGACGCCTGGCGTCCCTGGTGCCGCGCTCGACCCCGAGAGCTGGCCCATGACCGGGGACATCGACCAGATCGCCTTCGGGGCGCGTCCCGCCGAACGTGTCACCGGCTACCCCGCGCTGCCTCCCTACGTCATCAGGGAGCGTGACGGCGAACTCAACGCAGCGCTGGAGCGGGCGGGTTCGATCGGCGGTCTGGTCCTGCTGCTCGGTGAGCCGTTCGCAGGCAAGTCCCGTACGGCGCTGACGGCACTGACGGAACGGCTCCCCGGATTCCGCGTCTTCGCCCCCGCACGCGGCGCCGACCTACGCAGGCTGCCCGCGCTGCTGACCGACCGGCCTGGACGGTACGCCGTCTGGCTCGACGACCTCGACGGGTACCTCGGCGACACCGACGGCGGACTGGAGCCGCGCCTGCTCGGCCAGTTGACCACCCTGCGGGTAGTCGTGCTCGCCACCATGCGTGAGGAAGCCTACGACGCATGCCGTGCTGAGCCCCGCGGTCGGGTGCTGGACCTCGCGCACACCGTCGAGCTGCCGAGGGAGTGGAGCGCGGCGGAACGGGACCGGCTGGCGCGCTGCGACAGGCTCATCGGCGACCCCCGGCTGGCTGAAGCCGTCCGTTCCAGCGGCCCCGAAGGCGTCCCCGCCTACCTCACCCTCTCCCGCACCCTCTGGGAGGAATGGTGGCGCGCCCGCCGCGCCGACCGGCACCCGCGCGGCCACGCCCTGGTGTGCGCTGCGCTGGACCTCGCTCGCTGTGGGCTGACCGGCCCACTCCCCATGGAACTCCTCCTCAAGGTCCACGAGGGGTACGGGGACGTGACCGGTATGGAGCGGGAGTCGGTGGCGGATGCCCGGGCCTGGGCGACCGAGCGACGGCACGGGCTGCTGCGGCTCCTCATACGCGTCACGGGCGATACGTGGCGGGCCGCGCCGTTCCTGTTCGAAGCAGTCGCCCGCCACGAGGAACTGCCCGCTGTGGACGGTCAGGTGTGGGGCTGCGCCCTGGAGGCGGCTCGTATGGACGAGGCGTACGACTACGCGAAGATCGCGGCGAAGGCGCGCGTCGCCTTCGAGTGTGCCGCCGAAGCCGGGGACAGCTCCGCCCTGCACAACCTTGGCCTCCTCGCGGAATCACTGGGGGAAGAGGCCGAGGCCGAGCAGTGGCTCCGGCGGGCGGCGCAGGCCGGGGAGACGAAGTCGGCGGGGCGGCTCGGGAGGATGCTCGCCGAGCGGGGCGACGGCGAGGCGGCCGAGCCCTTCCTTGCGACCACGGCGGAGACCGGGGACGTAGAGGCCGCCACCCTGCTGGGAAAGCTGCTGCGGGAGCGGGCGGAACGATGGCTGTCGGTGGGGGCGGAGGGCGGGAGCGGGGAAGCCGCGCATCTGCTCGGCGACCTGCAACTGGGCAGCGGAGACATGGACGGCGCCTTCGGCAGCTATCTGAGAGCAGTCGACGCCGGGTACGCACCGGTCGCGGCGAGCATGGCAAGGGTGAACCAGCTGTGGAACGACCACGAGTCTGCTGTGGCCTGGCTGCGCCGCGCCGCCGACGCCGGCGACGTGTGGGCCGCGGCAGAACTCGCGGGATACGTCCAGAAGGAGGGCCACACGGAACATCGCCGAGTGGAAACGGTGGACATGGCGCTGGATGACATCCGCTACGGCGCCGAAAGAGGCCGGGCCTTGGACGCCACCAATCTCGGCGTACTCCTCGAGGAGCGTGGCCGCGCCGATGAAGCCCGCCTCTGGTACATGAAAGGGCACAAAGACGGAGATGCCTACGGCGCGTTCCGTCTCGCCGAACTCCACAAGAAGGAGGGTGCCACCACCTCTGCTATGACCTGGTACCGCAAGGCGGCGGCCCTGGGCCACCCAGGAGCCAAGCGCGCCCTCGGGGAGGCCCCCGTTCCGGAGCCGAGCGGGCTCAGGGATCAGAGCAAGTGATCCGCCTTGCCCGCCTTCACGTCGCGGATGAGTGTGCGGAGGGCTTCTATGGAGTCGGTCAGGTAGCGGTCCTCTTCACCACTGACGGAGATGTAGGCGTTCCCGTCGGCGTCGGTGCCGATGCGGAAGCAGTTGTTGCCTTCGCCGCAGAACGGGGCTTCCCAAGTGATGTCAGGCATCCGGTCTCCTAGAGTTGGCGCGCGATGGCGTGGATGAAGTCCCGTGATTTCTCGGGAGTCAGGGCGTTCTCCGCCATCCAGTCGAGGTGTGCCCGGTACTTGGCGAGCTGGGCCTCGGCATGAGTGAACTCCGGCCCGTGTGCCGAGTCCAGTTGGACCGTATCCAGTTGGGGCACGGGGCCTTCGGCATAGAGCAGTGCGTGGCCTGCGCCCGGAAACACGCCGCACTCGACAGGAATCACCCGCAACGAGATGTGCTCGCGCTCCGAGGCGACGCAGAGATGGTCGAGTTGCGCCTGGGCGACCTTTCGACCTCCGAAGTGCATACGCAGGGCTGCTTCATGGACGTATCCCACGTAAGGCCGGGCGATCCCCTCGTCGAGGATGCGTTGCCGCTCCATCCGGTGGTGCACACGGAGTTCGATCTCCAGCCGTGACAGTGGCGGGAGGACGGCACTGAACACTGCCCGCGCGTAGTCCTCTGTGTGCAGCAGGCCAGGTACGTGCACCGTCTGGGCCGTGAGCAGGCGCACCGCGTGCCACTCAAGTTCCGCGATGTCGAGAAGCCCGGGCGGCAGTGTGCCCCGGTGCTCCTCCCACCAGCCGCTGTCCTGCTTGTCCGCCATCGTTGCCAGGGCGTCAACGTAAGTGGCATCCGAGCAGGCGTAGTTGCAGGCCAGGGTGCGCACTCGTTCGGGAGTGATGACACGGATCCCGGACTCCATATTGGAGATTTTCGTCCGGTCCAAGCCCAGCAGGCCGGCTGCGTAGTCAGTGCTGACCGCCGCGGCCAGTCTGAGTTTGCGCAGTTCAGCTCCCAAGCGCTTCTGACGCTCAGTAGGGGTGCGTCGCGTCGCCATGCCGTCCTCTCTGGATCGGATCGGGGTCAGTGTGCCGTGACGGCTCATCACCCGTCCAACTCGATGGTGGCAAATGCCACCAGAGTGGTGGCGCATTGTCGGCAGGGTCGCTAGCGTTGAGTAACGCGGAAGCCACACACCGCAACTGCGGGAAGTGCGCCGTGCGAGCGTGTCCGCCTGCCCTGGGGCGGGTGCGTCCGCGCCCAGGGAGGTAGGCCACCGGCGCGGCCGGGACCGCGTACGTACCACGTCACCAACTACCCGACATCAGCGAGGGGTTCCGTCATGCCCGTCATTCCGTTTCCGGCGCAGTCCGCACTGCCTTCGCCGACTCTGACCAAGCCTCACGTGCCCACCGTCCCCTCCCGTTGGACGTTCCCCGCCACCGCCGCCTCCGTACGCCGTGCCCGATGGGCCGTCGCTGGGGCGTTGCCCGCCGACTGTGCCCCTCAATTGGCGGGCGATCTCGTTCTGTTGGCCTCGGAGCTCGTCACGAACGCCGTGCGGCATGGGGCGCTGCATGACGAGGACCAGCTGGTCGAGCTTTTCCTCTGGCCTGCCGACGGGCACTACTGGCTGGCGGTGTCGGACCCGGGAGACGGCCGTCCGGTCATCAGGGCGTCCGGCCCGGACACTGGTTGCGGTGGCAGGGGGCTGGTCCTCGTGGACGCGGTCTCCGCCGCCTGGGCGGTGGTGCCGCGCCACCCGTGCGGGAAGTCCGTCGTCGCTGGGATGCCGCTGCACGGGGCATGACGTCAGCCCCGTCGGGAAGGGGAGGAGTGCGGGGTGCTCAGGCCCGCGAACAGGCCGCCTGCATGCCCCGCATCCGCATCCGCTCCACCCCCCAAACCCCCACCACCGCAACCGCCAGCCCCGCCCCCAGCACGCAGACGCCGTTCCAGCCGCCGCGGCTCCACACCGCCGAGGTCAGTGCCGAGCCCACCGCGCCGCCCACGAAGTAGCTGGTCATGTAAGCCGAGTTGAGGCGGTTGCGGGCCTCGGGGCGGACCCCGTACACCAGGTTCTGGTTGCTGACGTGCACCCCGTGGGCGGCGAGGTCCAGCACGATCACCCCGGCCAGCAGCGCCGCCAGCGACCAGCCGCCGCCCGCGCCCCCGGCGGCGAGGAGGCCCCAGGAGCCCAGGAGCAGGAACGCGCAGGCGCCGGTGACCCGGTGGGCCAGTCCGCGGTCCGCGAGGCGCCCGGCGACCGAGGCGGCGAGCGAACCGGCCGCGCCGACCAGCCCCAGCAGCCCGATCGCCGACTCCTGCCAGCCGTACGCGGGCCCGGACAGCAGGAACGCCATCGCGGTCCACAGGACGCTGAAGCCCGCGAAGGACAGGGCGCCGAGAGCCGCCCGCCAGCGCAGCACCGGTTCCTGGGCGAACAGGGCCAGAGTCGAGCGCAGCAGGGCGGGGTAGCGCAGTCCGGCCGTGGTCCTCAGCGCCGGGAGGCGGAGCCGCAGCAGGACGGCCATCAGGAGCATCAGGGCGGCGTTGACCCAGTAGACGGTGCGCCAGCCGCCGAGTTCGGCGAGCAGCCCCGCCGCCGTACGGGCCAGCAGGATGCCCAGCAGCAGGCCGGTCATCACGGTGCCGATGGTCCGGCCGCGTTCCTCGGGGGCGGCCAGGGTCGCCGCGAACGGCATGACGACCTGGGCGGCGACCGAGGCCAGACCCGTCAGAGCGGTGCCGGTCAGCAGCAGCGCGGCGTTCGGGGCGCTGGCCGTCACGGTCAGGAAGACGGCGGTCAGGGCGCAGAGGACGACCGCGAGGCGGCGGCGTTCCAGGAGGTCGCCGAGGGGGACGAGGAGCAGCAGGCCGAGTCCGTAGCCGGTCTGGGCGACGGTGACGACCAGGGCGGCGGTGCCGGCGGAGAGGTGGAGGTCGTGGCCTATGACGTCCAGGAGGGGCTGGGCGAAGTAGTTGCCGGCCACGGACAGCCCGGCGGCGGCGGACATCAGCAGCAGGGTGCCGCGCCCCAGGCGGGGCGGGGCGGGCGTGTCCGGTGCGGTCTCCCGCGGCGCGACGGTTCTCATGACGCCCAGCCTCGGGGCTGCCCCATCCATCGGTCCAACACATAGTTTTCATCCCATCGATCGTGAAACGAGATGGATGTCCGTGCGGCGGGTGTGGGTGGCCACGCGCCTACGATCGCGCGCATGGAGCTCCAGCAGATGCGGTACGTCGTCGCGGTCGCCGAGACCGGTGGGTTCACCCGGGCCGCGGAGCGCTGCCATGTGGTGCAGTCCGCGCTCAGCCATCAGGTCGCCCGGCTGGAGAAGGAGCTGGGGGCCCGGCTCTTCGACCGGACGAGCCGGAGCGTGCGGCTGACCGCCGCCGGGGAAGCCTTCGTTCCGGTCGCCCGGCAGGCGCTCCAGGCGGCTGAGCGGGCCCGCGCCGAGGTGGAGGCGGCGACCGGCGAGGTGCGCGGGCGGCTGGCGGTCGGGGCGATCTCCACCGTGGAGGCGGTCGATCTCGCCCGCGAGCTGGGCGCGTTCCGTACGAGGTATCCGAAGGTGCGGATCAGTCTGCAGATGGAGATGAGCGATCCGTTGATCGAGCGGGTGCGGGCGGGCGTGCTGGACGTGGCGTTCGTCGGGCTGGTGCCCGGGGCGCGCACGGTCGGCGTGCGGGAGAAGGTGCTGGCGCACGGGGAGCTGGTCGCGGTGGTGCCGCCGGAGCATCCGCTGGCCGGGCGGGAGTGGACGACGCTGGCACGGGTGGCGCGCGAGACGTTCGTCGACTACGCCGAGGGCTCGGCGGCCCGCCGCCAGCGCGACGAGGCGTTCCGGGCGGCGGGGCTGACGTCGGAGGTGGCGTTCGAGGTGACCACCGTGGAGTTCCTGGCGAAGCTGGTCCGGGCCGGGCTCGGCGTCGGCATGGTGCCGGCGGCGTTCGCCCGGAAGCTGACCGGGCTGCACACGGTGCGGGTACGGCCCGCGCCGGAGCGCACCGAGCGGGTGGTGTGGAGCGGGCTGGGGCCGTCGCCGGCCGCGGCGGCGTTCCTGGCGGGGCTGGGCGTCGAGCCGGGGTGAGGCCCATGGGTGGGGCGGTGCGGGTGGGGCACCGGTTACGGTCGATATGTGCAGCAGACGTCCGACGCCCACCCCAACGCCATGCCCGACGCCCGCCCCGAGGCCCCGCCCGCCGGCGAGCCTGCGGGCTGTCCCGCCGCCTCCGTGGCCATCCCCGCGGCCACCCCCGCGCCCGACCTCTTCACCTGGGAGTTCGCCGCCGACCCGTACCCGGCGTACGCCTGGCTGCGGGAGCATGCGCCGGTGCACCGGACGGCGTTGCCGAGCGGCGTCGAGGCGTGGCTGGTCACCCGCTACGCGGACGCCCGGCAGGCGCTCGCCGACGCGCGGCTGTCGAAGAACCCGGTGCACCACTCCGAGGCGGCTCATGGCAAGGGCAGGATCGGCATCCCGGGTGAGCGCAGCGCGAATCTGATGACGCATCTGCTGAACATCGACCCGCCGGACCACACCCGGCTGCGCCGCCTGGTCTCGAAGGCGTTCACCCCTCGCCGGGTCGCCGAATTCGCGCCACGGATACAGGAGTTGACGGATCGTCTGGTCGACGGCTTCGCGGCGCGGGGGAGCGCGGACCTGATCCACGAGTTCGCGTTCCCGCTGCCGATCTACGCGATCTGCGACCTGCTCGGCGTCCCGCCCGAGGACCAGGACGACTTCCGCGACTGGGCGGGCATGATGCTGCGACACAC
This window encodes:
- a CDS encoding helix-turn-helix domain-containing protein, with product MATRRTPTERQKRLGAELRKLRLAAAVSTDYAAGLLGLDRTKISNMESGIRVITPERVRTLACNYACSDATYVDALATMADKQDSGWWEEHRGTLPPGLLDIAELEWHAVRLLTAQTVHVPGLLHTEDYARAVFSAVLPPLSRLEIELRVHHRMERQRILDEGIARPYVGYVHEAALRMHFGGRKVAQAQLDHLCVASEREHISLRVIPVECGVFPGAGHALLYAEGPVPQLDTVQLDSAHGPEFTHAEAQLAKYRAHLDWMAENALTPEKSRDFIHAIARQL
- a CDS encoding ATP-binding protein, which produces MPVIPFPAQSALPSPTLTKPHVPTVPSRWTFPATAASVRRARWAVAGALPADCAPQLAGDLVLLASELVTNAVRHGALHDEDQLVELFLWPADGHYWLAVSDPGDGRPVIRASGPDTGCGGRGLVLVDAVSAAWAVVPRHPCGKSVVAGMPLHGA
- a CDS encoding tetratricopeptide repeat protein, with translation MPERTHGRTAPATNTRNTVSGGTIHGPVIQAGAINTLTFQTPGVPGAALDPESWPMTGDIDQIAFGARPAERVTGYPALPPYVIRERDGELNAALERAGSIGGLVLLLGEPFAGKSRTALTALTERLPGFRVFAPARGADLRRLPALLTDRPGRYAVWLDDLDGYLGDTDGGLEPRLLGQLTTLRVVVLATMREEAYDACRAEPRGRVLDLAHTVELPREWSAAERDRLARCDRLIGDPRLAEAVRSSGPEGVPAYLTLSRTLWEEWWRARRADRHPRGHALVCAALDLARCGLTGPLPMELLLKVHEGYGDVTGMERESVADARAWATERRHGLLRLLIRVTGDTWRAAPFLFEAVARHEELPAVDGQVWGCALEAARMDEAYDYAKIAAKARVAFECAAEAGDSSALHNLGLLAESLGEEAEAEQWLRRAAQAGETKSAGRLGRMLAERGDGEAAEPFLATTAETGDVEAATLLGKLLRERAERWLSVGAEGGSGEAAHLLGDLQLGSGDMDGAFGSYLRAVDAGYAPVAASMARVNQLWNDHESAVAWLRRAADAGDVWAAAELAGYVQKEGHTEHRRVETVDMALDDIRYGAERGRALDATNLGVLLEERGRADEARLWYMKGHKDGDAYGAFRLAELHKKEGATTSAMTWYRKAAALGHPGAKRALGEAPVPEPSGLRDQSK
- a CDS encoding MFS transporter; the protein is MRTVAPRETAPDTPAPPRLGRGTLLLMSAAAGLSVAGNYFAQPLLDVIGHDLHLSAGTAALVVTVAQTGYGLGLLLLVPLGDLLERRRLAVVLCALTAVFLTVTASAPNAALLLTGTALTGLASVAAQVVMPFAATLAAPEERGRTIGTVMTGLLLGILLARTAAGLLAELGGWRTVYWVNAALMLLMAVLLRLRLPALRTTAGLRYPALLRSTLALFAQEPVLRWRAALGALSFAGFSVLWTAMAFLLSGPAYGWQESAIGLLGLVGAAGSLAASVAGRLADRGLAHRVTGACAFLLLGSWGLLAAGGAGGGWSLAALLAGVIVLDLAAHGVHVSNQNLVYGVRPEARNRLNSAYMTSYFVGGAVGSALTSAVWSRGGWNGVCVLGAGLAVAVVGVWGVERMRMRGMQAACSRA
- a CDS encoding LysR family transcriptional regulator; translation: MELQQMRYVVAVAETGGFTRAAERCHVVQSALSHQVARLEKELGARLFDRTSRSVRLTAAGEAFVPVARQALQAAERARAEVEAATGEVRGRLAVGAISTVEAVDLARELGAFRTRYPKVRISLQMEMSDPLIERVRAGVLDVAFVGLVPGARTVGVREKVLAHGELVAVVPPEHPLAGREWTTLARVARETFVDYAEGSAARRQRDEAFRAAGLTSEVAFEVTTVEFLAKLVRAGLGVGMVPAAFARKLTGLHTVRVRPAPERTERVVWSGLGPSPAAAAFLAGLGVEPG